A region from the Lentimonas sp. CC4 genome encodes:
- a CDS encoding substrate-binding domain-containing protein → MAKQVAIVMTEVFLRRLTPSLVPFVRRQHDFRILSIHRPIEELRALLSELNPSGLITEWLPNVTEALLELGLPTVIADTDIQYPGVTSIDVDDWQVGAEAARAFAQAGYRNFACLGNSTPYSEQRIEGFQRELGEHVHVSTHLEDAFDEARYSEDFAQPKEGLREWLEGLPKPIGIFAVHDPLGRFLCGACRQLGFRVPEEVAVIGANNDELVCALSYPMLSSVSIPWDTIGETVGDAMRGLLAGESAVTEPIRVPAGGVVLRHSANHLAVEDPVLRRVMSYLSERIQDPITVEILCDDLRIARRGLERKFREYYHCTPWEMLCQLRVTRAKQLLSETNHPVSTISELCGFNDPERMAVVFKRVEGMSPSAFRKGGS, encoded by the coding sequence ATGGCTAAACAGGTGGCAATTGTGATGACGGAGGTGTTTCTAAGGCGCTTAACGCCCTCATTGGTGCCGTTTGTTCGGCGTCAGCATGACTTTCGTATTCTGAGTATTCACCGTCCGATTGAAGAGCTGCGTGCGTTGTTGAGTGAGCTGAACCCGAGTGGATTGATCACCGAGTGGCTGCCGAACGTGACCGAGGCGCTGTTGGAGCTGGGGCTACCCACGGTGATTGCAGATACCGATATACAGTATCCGGGGGTGACGAGCATCGATGTGGATGATTGGCAGGTCGGGGCGGAGGCGGCGCGGGCTTTTGCGCAAGCGGGGTATCGGAACTTTGCGTGTTTGGGCAATTCGACGCCTTACTCAGAGCAGCGGATCGAGGGGTTTCAGCGTGAGCTCGGCGAACACGTTCACGTGTCGACGCACTTAGAAGATGCCTTTGATGAGGCGCGTTATAGTGAGGATTTTGCTCAGCCTAAGGAGGGGCTGCGTGAGTGGTTGGAGGGGTTGCCAAAGCCGATCGGGATTTTTGCGGTGCATGATCCGTTGGGGCGCTTCTTGTGTGGTGCGTGCCGACAGTTGGGCTTTCGCGTGCCGGAAGAGGTGGCTGTGATTGGTGCGAATAATGATGAGTTGGTCTGCGCTTTGAGCTATCCGATGCTTTCGAGTGTATCGATTCCATGGGATACGATTGGTGAAACTGTGGGGGATGCCATGCGTGGCTTACTTGCCGGTGAGTCAGCTGTGACAGAGCCGATTCGTGTGCCAGCAGGCGGCGTGGTGCTGAGGCATTCTGCTAATCACCTCGCGGTGGAAGATCCGGTGTTGCGGCGGGTGATGTCGTATCTATCCGAGCGTATTCAGGATCCCATTACGGTGGAGATCCTTTGTGATGACTTGCGCATTGCACGTCGCGGATTGGAGCGGAAGTTTCGCGAATATTACCACTGCACGCCGTGGGAAATGCTCTGTCAGCTTCGAGTGACGCGTGCGAAGCAGCTGTTGTCGGAGACGAACCATCCGGTTTCAACGATCTCTGAACTTTGTGGGTTTAATGATCCCGAGCGTATGGCTGTGGTCTTTAAACGAGTTGAGGGCATGTCACCGTCGGCGTTTCGAAAGGGTGGTAGTTAA